AAAATGTGGTATCAGACCTCTCCCTAGGTTCTACCCTAAACCCACAAACTCTTTTGCCTCTAACCCATCACCCACTCTCAAACTCAACCCGCTATCTTCCCTCAACTCCCGAAGTGGGCTCTTCCCTAGAACAAGAAACTGGGCGTTGAATGTGGCCACACCATTAACAACTCTAGAGACTCCACCGGAGGAAGAAGAAGACGCGAGGTGGTTCGACCCTGGTGCGCCTCCTCCTTTCAACTTGGCTGACATAAGAGCAGCCATACCCAAGCATTGTTGGGTTAAGAATCCATGGAGGTCTATGAGTTACGTTGTGAGAGATGTAGCTATTGTCTTTGGATTGGCTGCTGTAGCTGCTTACTTCAACAGCTGGCTTCTCTGGCCTCTCTACTGGTTTGCTCAAGGAACCATGTTCTGGGCTCTCTTTGTTCTTGGCCATGACTGGTAACAACTACTAATCCTCATGCTTCCTTCCTAGAAAAGACACATAACACATGCAGAGACATAAAGACTAACTCGCATATGTGTTTGGTCTCATGTTGATTACCTCTTGTAGTGGACATGGTAGCTTCTCCAATGATCCGAGGTTGAACAGTGTAGCTGGTCATCTTCTTCATTCCTCAATTCTAGTCCCTTACCATGGCTGGTGGGTTTTGCTTCCAAACCTTTTTCTCTCTCTCTGAAATGATTCGTTTGAGGAATCTCACATTCTTCAGACTTTACCTTGTAGGAGAATTAGCCACAGAACTCACCACCAGAACCATGGGCATGTTGAGAATGATGAATCTTGGCATCCTGTAAGTACCACTCTCCATTACCAAACACAGATGTTGTTATAGCCTGGTTTTACTTAAAATATAGCTTAATGTTTCTGTAACTGCAGTTGCCTGAAAGCCTCTACAAGAAACTGGAAAAGACTACTCTAAATTTTAGGTTCACACTGCCATTCCCAATGCTCGCATACCCTTTCTACTTGGTAACCCTTCTTGCATCATACTATAACCAACTTCACCTGGTTCGCATCTGATTATCTGTGTTCTTGATGCAGTGGGGAAGAAGTCCAGGGAAAAATGGTTCTCATTTTGATCCAGACAGTGACTTGTTTCTTCCCAAGGAGAAGAAAGATGTTGTGACATCAACTGCATGTTGGACTGCAATGGCTGCTTTGCTTGTCTGTCTCAACTTTGTCATGGGTCCAATCCAAATGCTCAAACTATATGGCATTCCTTACTGGGTATGTATCTGACGCTGTAACTGTAACTCTATTCCTCTGTTTCCTCTTGTGTAAAGGTGTTTATTAGAACTTTTTCACTACGAATTGCAGATATTTGTAATGTGGTTGGACTTTGTGACTTACTTGCATCACCATGGCCATGAAGACAAGCTCCCTTGGTACCGTGGAAAGGTATGCAAAATCTACTTCACCAATCTCTTCTCACTTTACGGTTGAGAGTATCTAAATGCTTCTCTGTCCTTTTACTCAAACACACAGGAATGGAGTTACCTGAGAGGAGGGCTCACAACACTGGACCGTGATTATGGATGGATCAATAACATCCACCATGACATTGGAACTCATGTGATACATCATCTTTTCCCGCAGATCCCACATTATCATCTAGTGGAAGCAGTAAGTGTTTTCTTGATTTGCTTCGATATGAATGTTTCAGTGCTTAACATTCAATATCTATTTTTTCTCTTTATCCTTTTTCTAGACAGAAGCAGCTAAACCAATAATAGGAAAGTACTACAGAGAACCGAAAAACTCTGGACCTTTGCCACTTCACTTATTGGGAAGCCTCATAAAAAGTATGAAACAAGACCATTTCGTAAGCGATACAGGAGACGTCGTGTACTATGAGGCAGATCCAAAACTCAGTGGACAAAGAACTTGACAACAGACTGCAACAAACAGGGCAGACAAGTTCAAAGTTCATTTTGGTTCATTCTTTATGTATCTTTTGTTTTGTTGCAAAAGCCTTCTCAAGATTAAAAAGCATTAATTTGTAGAACTCTGCAGTAAAAACTCTCAATTCTTGAACAATATATCAGATGGATATATCATATATTTCATAACAGGATCTTGTTCTTGAGAGCCCAACCAAACATGAATATCATAGCCAACACAACACTTATTATAACTCAAATCTATTACTGATGAAAAAGAAGGGCACTATTTTTATCAGCCAGTTACAGTTACAAACACAATGACAAGGAAACAACAGGTTGATGCTAGAACCTATAGGCACTAGCTTTGTCGCTAGACATTAATACTGCACAGAGCGAACAGCAGTAATGAAGGAACTTATCTTAGACTGATCTTTCTGGATGCCGTCTGGACCGCAGATACCACTGCTAACATCAATTCCATCAGGTTGAAGGATAGACAGAGCTTCTGAAACGTTTGTGGGATTGATTCCTCCAGCTAAAAGCCACCCATTTTTGCTTCTGATGGAAGGTAACTTGAACTGAGCCCAGTTAAATCCTTTCCCACTGCAGCAAAATTGTTATAATTTATATCCAAGATTAGTAAAGGAGGCAGGTAATCTAAGCATGAGCTGAACCTATCACATTCTTGATAATTAAATTAGCATAATGACATGCAAGAAGAGGAACAAACTGAAAAGAACATGTTCTAAGTACCTCCCACCCGTTGCACTATCCACGAGAATCCAATCAGCGAGATGACAATCCTCAGGAACTTCATTCAGTAGCTTTCCGTCCTCACTTGCATTAAGAACATATATGACTCTCCTCTGCCGCACTAATCCCGCAAAAGCAGCGCGAGAGGCATTACCATGAAGCTGGAAAAAGAAAACCACAATCATCAACACTTTAACAAACTTGATTAAACCACTTTCAGTGA
This genomic interval from Brassica oleracea var. oleracea cultivar TO1000 chromosome C2, BOL, whole genome shotgun sequence contains the following:
- the LOC106327053 gene encoding temperature-sensitive omega-3 fatty acid desaturase, chloroplastic is translated as MVSCVLSKCGIRPLPRFYPKPTNSFASNPSPTLKLNPLSSLNSRSGLFPRTRNWALNVATPLTTLETPPEEEEDARWFDPGAPPPFNLADIRAAIPKHCWVKNPWRSMSYVVRDVAIVFGLAAVAAYFNSWLLWPLYWFAQGTMFWALFVLGHDCGHGSFSNDPRLNSVAGHLLHSSILVPYHGWRISHRTHHQNHGHVENDESWHPLPESLYKKLEKTTLNFRFTLPFPMLAYPFYLWGRSPGKNGSHFDPDSDLFLPKEKKDVVTSTACWTAMAALLVCLNFVMGPIQMLKLYGIPYWIFVMWLDFVTYLHHHGHEDKLPWYRGKEWSYLRGGLTTLDRDYGWINNIHHDIGTHVIHHLFPQIPHYHLVEATEAAKPIIGKYYREPKNSGPLPLHLLGSLIKSMKQDHFVSDTGDVVYYEADPKLSGQRT